The window ACCGAGAAGACCCTCACCTGGGACAACTGGCCCGCCTACATGGACGAGGACGACGCCGGCGACTACCCGACCCTGATGGGCTTCGAGGACCAGTCCGGCATCACGGTCACCTACAACGTTGCCGTCGACGACAACAACAGCTACTACGCCAAGGTCAAGGACCAGCTCGCGCTCGGCCAGGCCATCGGCGCCGACACGGTCTGCCTCACCGACTGGATGGTCGCCCGCCTCGTGCGGAACGGCTACCTCCAGGAGCTCGACCACGCGAACATCCCGAACATCGCCAACCTCAGCGAGAGCTTCGCGAACCCCGACTTCGACAAGGGTCGCAACCTCTCGCTGCCCTGGCAGGGCGGCTTCGCCGGCATCTGCTGGAACAAGGAGAAGGTGCCGAACGGCCTCAAGTCGGTCGACGACCTCTGGGCCGCCGACCTCAAGGGCCGCGTCGGGGTGCTCAGCGAGATGCGCGACACGATGGGCCTGATCATGCTGAACCAGGGCACCGACATCACCGGCGAGTGGGGCGACGACGAGTTCGCGAACGCCATGGATGCGTTCACCGAGCAGGTCGAGAACGGCCAGATCCGCAACATCAAGGGCAACGCCTACCTCAACGACCTCCAGTCCGAAGACACCTACGCCGCCATCTGCTGGTCGGGCGACATCACCTCGCTGAACGCTCAGGCGGGCGACAAGTGGGAGTTCGCCATCCCGGATGCGGGGGGCACGCTCTGGAACGACACCTTCGTCGTGCCCATGGGTGCGACCCACAAGGCCAATGCCGAGGCCGTCATGAACTACTACTACGAGCCCGAGGTCGCGGCCGAGCTCGCCGCCTGGGTCAACTACGTGACGCCCGTCAACGGAGCGAAGGAGGCGATGGACGCCATCGATCCCGAGCTCGCGGCGAACCAGCTGATCTTCCCCGACGAGGACACGCTGAGCACGGTGCACGTGTTCCGCACCCTCACCCCGCAGGAGGAGAACGACTACCAGGCCCAGTTCCAGAAGGTGCTGCTGGGCAGCTGATGGCCATCGCATCCTTCGCCGAGAGCGGCGCCGACCTCCAGCTGACCGGCATCACCAAGCGGTTCCCCGGCTTCACGGCCATCGAAGACCTGGAGCTGACGATCCCGGCGGGCTCGTTCTTCGCCCTGCTCGGCCCCTCCGGCTGCGGCAAGACGACGACGCTCCGGCTGGTGGCCGGGCTCGAGGAGCCCACCGAGGGGAAGATCCTGATCGGCGGCAAGGACGTCACCGAGACGAAGCCCTACCAGCGGCCGGTGAACACGGTGTTCCAGTCGTACGCGCTGTTCCCGCACATGACGATCCTCGAGAACGTCGCCTTCGGGCTGAAGCGCCGCAGGATCGGCGACGCGGTCGCGAAGGCGCACGAGGCGCTGAAGCTGGTCGAGCTCGACCACCTCGCGTCCAGGCGCCCGGCGCAGCTCTCG of the Herbiconiux flava genome contains:
- a CDS encoding ABC transporter substrate-binding protein; translation: MTVHTPRDPQILQAIKHSQALQRARALQLTRRGFLGATGVGATALALAACAPGEKKELTPAKDVSATEKTLTWDNWPAYMDEDDAGDYPTLMGFEDQSGITVTYNVAVDDNNSYYAKVKDQLALGQAIGADTVCLTDWMVARLVRNGYLQELDHANIPNIANLSESFANPDFDKGRNLSLPWQGGFAGICWNKEKVPNGLKSVDDLWAADLKGRVGVLSEMRDTMGLIMLNQGTDITGEWGDDEFANAMDAFTEQVENGQIRNIKGNAYLNDLQSEDTYAAICWSGDITSLNAQAGDKWEFAIPDAGGTLWNDTFVVPMGATHKANAEAVMNYYYEPEVAAELAAWVNYVTPVNGAKEAMDAIDPELAANQLIFPDEDTLSTVHVFRTLTPQEENDYQAQFQKVLLGS